One window of the Archangium primigenium genome contains the following:
- the rpmB gene encoding 50S ribosomal protein L28, translated as MAWKCDLCGKRPLVGNNVSHANNKTKKRTLPNLQKIRASVNGTPTRVLACTRCIKAGKITKAA; from the coding sequence ATGGCCTGGAAATGCGACCTCTGCGGCAAGCGGCCGCTGGTTGGCAACAACGTCAGCCACGCGAACAACAAGACCAAGAAGCGGACCCTGCCCAACCTGCAGAAGATCCGCGCCTCGGTGAACGGCACCCCCACGCGCGTGCTCGCCTGCACCCGCTGCATCAAGGCCGGCAAGATCACGAAGGCGGCCTGA
- a CDS encoding desaturase produces MPAARPKQLPATTAPSRHVYDVIVLGSQLGGALAAVMLAKRGYGVLLVEHDGTGPGYEHGGYCLPYAPFIAPSLKTMSAVEEAFAEVGLAAELQRQQQPHVPELQLVMPRHRVDLHADATRRGAEFAREFGGEGERILTDLAASTHQHEPSDAFFKEAPPLPPDGLLEAWNLKRAKGRHPGLETDLRLAGADAPSRLLRGLRPFSVHLDNPSSALARTRPLSQVLQTPWRYPGGRDGLRKLLFERLQELGGDLLSPSNTDTYVVEELVFDGSRFSAVKLLRSDTLYRASCLVSATDAGALRRLMTGRKKHRGLSDQLDQSTIKSFLFAVNWVVPETALPRGMGELVVLDTEDSELGALLVQVLPARSAEGKEDSSLRVVCAGGFVPASVRDLGEGYLEALAQRIDGHLDTLMPFTQGKRLLRSAPYLDASAVRGSRLMPHPHYLIDAEAHLGVSGLKQQTPTKNLLLAGREVLPGLGLEGELLAGVRATRLIQEMLKKRPVLKR; encoded by the coding sequence ATGCCCGCCGCCCGACCCAAACAACTTCCCGCGACCACGGCCCCCTCCCGGCACGTCTACGACGTGATCGTCCTGGGCAGTCAGCTCGGAGGCGCGCTCGCCGCGGTGATGCTGGCCAAGCGCGGCTATGGCGTGCTGCTCGTGGAGCACGACGGCACCGGGCCCGGCTACGAGCACGGCGGCTACTGCCTGCCCTACGCCCCCTTCATCGCCCCGTCCCTCAAGACGATGTCCGCCGTGGAGGAGGCCTTCGCCGAGGTAGGCCTCGCCGCCGAGCTGCAACGTCAGCAGCAGCCCCACGTGCCCGAGCTGCAGCTGGTGATGCCCCGGCACCGGGTGGATCTGCACGCCGACGCGACCCGCCGCGGCGCCGAGTTCGCCCGCGAGTTCGGCGGCGAGGGCGAGCGCATCCTCACGGACCTCGCGGCCTCCACGCACCAGCACGAGCCGTCCGATGCCTTCTTCAAGGAGGCGCCGCCCCTGCCCCCGGACGGGCTCCTGGAGGCCTGGAACCTCAAGCGCGCCAAGGGCCGCCACCCGGGCCTGGAGACCGACCTGCGGCTGGCCGGCGCGGACGCCCCCTCGCGGCTCTTGCGCGGCCTGCGGCCCTTCTCCGTCCACCTGGACAACCCCTCCTCCGCCCTGGCGCGCACCCGGCCCCTGTCCCAGGTGCTGCAGACACCCTGGCGCTACCCGGGCGGCCGTGACGGGCTGCGCAAGCTGCTCTTCGAGCGGCTCCAGGAGCTGGGGGGAGACCTGCTGAGCCCCAGCAACACCGACACCTACGTGGTGGAGGAGCTCGTCTTCGACGGCAGCCGCTTCTCCGCGGTGAAGCTCCTGCGCTCGGACACGCTCTACCGGGCCTCGTGCCTCGTCTCCGCCACGGACGCGGGCGCCCTGCGCCGCCTGATGACGGGGCGCAAGAAGCACCGGGGCCTGAGCGACCAGCTCGACCAGTCCACCATCAAGTCCTTCCTCTTCGCGGTGAACTGGGTGGTGCCCGAGACGGCCCTGCCCCGGGGCATGGGCGAGCTCGTCGTGCTGGACACCGAGGACAGCGAGTTGGGCGCCCTGCTCGTGCAGGTGCTGCCGGCCCGCTCCGCCGAGGGCAAGGAGGACAGCTCGCTCCGGGTGGTGTGCGCCGGCGGCTTCGTGCCCGCGAGCGTGCGCGACCTGGGCGAGGGCTACCTCGAGGCGCTCGCCCAGCGCATCGACGGCCACCTGGACACCCTCATGCCCTTCACCCAGGGCAAACGCCTGCTGCGCTCGGCCCCCTACCTGGACGCGAGCGCCGTGCGGGGCAGCCGCCTCATGCCCCACCCGCACTACCTCATCGACGCGGAAGCGCACCTGGGGGTCAGCGGTTTGAAGCAGCAGACGCCCACCAAGAACCTCCTGCTCGCCGGACGCGAGGTCCTCCCGGGCCTGGGCCTGGAGGGCGAGTTGCTGGCCGGCGTCCGCGCCACGCGGCTGATCCAGGAAATGCTCAAGAAGCGCCCCGTCCTCAAGCGTTGA
- a CDS encoding FAD-dependent monooxygenase, with protein MTERTRNAVIIGGGVGGLTAALALERRGWAVDVFEQAPALKEVGSGVMISPNAMSVLFALGLEQVVARGVPLTHVELCTWRGEALRRERAEDVPGTDVPAVLFHRAALHGALHAALGSGTRVHLGARLTRFEEDGEGVVARFEDGREARGDVLVGADGLHSVVRAQLHPGERMRYAGHPCWRGLARGFSHPALPRGLLRETQGRGARFGVGHVREDLVYWWATADWPQGEPVPGGDSAFLARVFQTAHAPIPELIAATRPADLLRNDLLDRPPLARWGRGRVTLLGDAAHPMMPNMGQGACSAIEDGAVLARTLEETRDVAEGLRRYAARRQDRTRWLQELSWRFGVVGQWRQPAAVWLREKAMRLAPASALRRQYTRLWGWRLGSDG; from the coding sequence ATGACCGAGCGGACGAGGAACGCGGTGATCATCGGAGGCGGCGTGGGGGGGCTGACGGCGGCGCTCGCCTTGGAGCGGCGGGGCTGGGCGGTGGACGTCTTCGAGCAGGCCCCCGCGCTCAAGGAGGTCGGCTCGGGGGTCATGATCTCGCCCAACGCCATGAGCGTGCTGTTCGCCCTGGGCCTCGAGCAGGTGGTGGCGCGGGGCGTGCCCCTGACGCACGTGGAGCTGTGCACCTGGCGCGGGGAGGCCCTGCGGCGCGAGCGCGCGGAGGACGTCCCTGGCACGGACGTGCCCGCGGTGCTCTTCCACCGGGCGGCGCTGCATGGCGCGCTGCACGCGGCCCTGGGGTCGGGGACGCGGGTCCACCTGGGGGCCCGCCTGACGCGCTTCGAGGAGGACGGGGAGGGAGTCGTGGCGCGCTTCGAGGACGGACGGGAGGCGCGGGGGGACGTGCTGGTGGGCGCGGATGGCTTGCACTCGGTGGTGCGGGCCCAACTCCATCCGGGAGAGCGCATGCGCTACGCGGGCCATCCGTGCTGGCGCGGACTGGCGCGGGGCTTCTCGCATCCGGCGCTGCCCCGGGGGCTGTTGCGCGAGACGCAGGGGCGGGGGGCGCGCTTCGGCGTGGGGCACGTGCGCGAGGACCTGGTGTACTGGTGGGCCACCGCCGACTGGCCCCAGGGCGAGCCCGTTCCAGGCGGGGACTCGGCCTTCCTGGCGCGCGTCTTCCAGACGGCGCACGCGCCCATTCCAGAGCTCATCGCGGCCACGCGGCCCGCGGACCTGCTGCGCAACGATCTCCTGGACCGCCCGCCCCTCGCGCGATGGGGACGGGGGCGGGTGACGCTGTTGGGGGACGCGGCCCATCCGATGATGCCCAACATGGGGCAGGGCGCCTGCTCGGCCATCGAGGACGGCGCGGTGCTGGCGCGGACGCTGGAGGAGACGCGGGACGTGGCGGAGGGCCTGCGGCGCTACGCGGCCCGGCGTCAGGACCGGACCCGCTGGCTGCAAGAGCTCTCCTGGCGCTTCGGCGTCGTCGGGCAGTGGCGCCAACCCGCGGCGGTCTGGCTGCGGGAGAAGGCCATGCGGCTCGCCCCGGCGAGCGCCCTGCGGCGGCAGTACACGCGGCTGTGGGGCTGGCGCCTGGGGAGCGACGGGTAG